A genomic region of Amphiura filiformis chromosome 6, Afil_fr2py, whole genome shotgun sequence contains the following coding sequences:
- the LOC140154137 gene encoding uncharacterized protein, producing MQFNISKCAILSITKKRQPSNFQYNILGQPLVRADQHEYLGVTISHDLQWSDHCSKITKKAKSHLGFARRTLSPCNQGVKARAYQALMRPQLDYAAEAWNPYTITVVNRIEQVQRAAARFVFRDFRRTTSVSSLINTLGWDQLHTRRLASQLTMFYKIQHGLVNIQLPHIILPATYIGRHDHQLKYSIPEATIDCYKYAYYPRAVRLWNQLPSATVLAPSLATFKEAALPAVRGMKVPVGSRLL from the coding sequence ATGCAGTTTAACATCAGCAAGTGTGCCATTCTCTCCATCACCAAGAAACGCCAACCAAGCAACTTCCAATATAACATCCTTGGACAGCCACTTGTGAGAGCAGACCAGCACGAGTATCTCGGCGTTACCATCTCGCATGATCTCCAATGGAGCGACCACTGCAGTAAAATCACCAAGAAAGCGAAGTCGCACCTTGGGTTTGCTCGCCGCACCTTATCTCCCTGTAATCAAGGCGTCAAAGCCAGAGCCTACCAGGCGCTTATGCGCCCTCAGCTTGACTACGCCGCTGAAGCCTGGAACCCGTATACCATCACTGTAGTTAATCGCATCGAGCAAGTTCAGCGAGCTGCAGCACGGTTTGTCTTCAGAGACTTCAGAAGAACTACATCTGTGTCAAGCTTGATCAACACCTTGGGCTGGGACCAACTTCATACCAGGCGCCTGGCATCACAGCTGACCATGTTCTATAAGATCCAACATGGCCTGGTCAACATACAACTGCCGCACATTATCCTACCAGCAACATACATAGGTAGAcacgaccatcaattgaaatatTCCATACCAGAAGCCACCATAGACTGCTACAAATATGCATACTATCCTAGAGCCGTAAGATTGTGGAACCAACTACCATCAGCGACAGTGTTAGCACCATCTTTAGCCACTTTCAAGGAAGCCGCCCTACCAGCTGTGAGGGGGATGAAGGTACCTGTTGGCTCAAGACTCCTGTAA